In one window of Syngnathus typhle isolate RoL2023-S1 ecotype Sweden linkage group LG7, RoL_Styp_1.0, whole genome shotgun sequence DNA:
- the rxylt1 gene encoding ribitol-5-phosphate xylosyltransferase 1 isoform X1: protein MKFPKRKLFLFIIFAYVAFSLYAAYNVFFSTKVISRVHRVETKEAGPPGGVRDGGAAPFIGDEWNPWEGEQVEYNSALNKRREAFKQHMAEIEKNKPKRYKVQIWGKAAIGLYLWEHIMEGPLNPTDKIAQWIEGELPSSKIDFSFYTGPAVVQGHVPLDMNSLVLVLNGREQQKVAYSTRWLEHVRALVQSHTVSHVAVVLLGDEHCNNDWLGPYLKRHGGFVDLLFLVYDSPWVNDIDVFQWPLGVATYRQFPMVRPNAEMITSKRPHLCNFLGTVYKNSSRETLIQVLKQSGLEKDCITTAREKWLPQETADSLKNYQTALAQSELTLCPVGVNTECYRIYEACSYGSVPVVEDVLTPGTCAAGPSSPLRLLKAAGAPFIYISDWRELPAILERERGMSQEQRVDRRRRLLEWYATFRQQMKDRFTEVIEENFFKSG from the exons atgaaatttccaAAGAGAAAGTTGTTTCTTTTCATAATTTTTGCTTATGTAGCATTTTCACTGTACGCTGCATACAATGTGTTCTTCAGCACTAAAGTCATATCCCGCGTTCACAGGGTGGAGACGAAAGAAGCAGGACCCCCTG GGGGTGTTCGAGATGGCGGAGCTGCTCCATTCATTGGGGATGAGTGGAATCCATGGGAGGGTGAACAAGTGGAGTACAACTCCGCACTGAACAAAAGACGAGAGGCCTTCAAACAACATATGGCAGAAATCGAAAAGAACAAACCCAAAAGATACAAGGTGCAAATCTGGGGTAAAGCAGCTATAG GACTTTATCTTTGGGAACATATTATGGAGGGACCCCTCAATCCAACTGACAAGATAGCGCAATGGATAGAGGGTGAGCTTCCGTCAAGCAAAATAGATTTCAG CTTCTACACAGGGCCTGCTGTAGTCCAAGGTCATGTACCGTTGGATATGAACAGCCTAGTTCTGGTTCTGAATGGCCGTGAGCAGCAGAAGGTGGCGTACTCCACACGTTGGTTGGAGCACGTCCGAGCTTTGGTTCAGTCGCACACTGTGTCTCACGTGGCTGTGGTCCTCCTGGGTGATGAGCACTGCAACAATGACTGGCTAGGGCCATACCTAAAGAGACATGGCGGCTTTGTGGACCTGCTCTTTTTAGTGTATGACAGCCCTTGGGTCAATGATATAGATGTCTTCCAGTGGCCCCTCGGTGTTGCCAC ATACAGGCAGTTTCCCATGGTCAGGCCCAATGCTGAGATGATCACTTCCAAGAGGCCACACCTCTGCAACTTCCTTGGTACTGTTTACAAGAATTCTTCTCGGGAAACACTCATTCAGGTTCTGAAACAGTCTGGTCTAGAAAAGGATTGCATCACCACTGCCAGGGAGAA ATGGCTCCCCCAGGAGACAGCAGACAGTTTAAAGAATTATCAAACCGCCCTGGCCCAGAGCGAGCTCACCCTCTGCCCCGTTGGCGTCAACACGGAATGCTATCGCATCTACGAGGCTTGCTCTTATGGCTCAGTGCCCGTGGTGGAAGATGTACTGACGCCGGGGACCTGCGCGGCTGGGCCCAGCTCCCCGTTGCGTCTCCTAAAAGCCGCGGGAGCGCCCTTCATCTATATTAGCGATTGGCGGGAGCTTCCTGCTATtctggagagagagcgagggatgAGTCAAGAGCAGAGGGTAGACAGGAGGAGGAGATTGCTGGAGTGGTACGCCACTTTCCGTCAACAAATGAAGGATCGCTTCACTGAGGTCATAGAGGAGAACTTTTTCAAAAGTGGCTGA
- the rxylt1 gene encoding ribitol-5-phosphate xylosyltransferase 1 isoform X2 produces the protein MDRGFYTGPAVVQGHVPLDMNSLVLVLNGREQQKVAYSTRWLEHVRALVQSHTVSHVAVVLLGDEHCNNDWLGPYLKRHGGFVDLLFLVYDSPWVNDIDVFQWPLGVATYRQFPMVRPNAEMITSKRPHLCNFLGTVYKNSSRETLIQVLKQSGLEKDCITTAREKWLPQETADSLKNYQTALAQSELTLCPVGVNTECYRIYEACSYGSVPVVEDVLTPGTCAAGPSSPLRLLKAAGAPFIYISDWRELPAILERERGMSQEQRVDRRRRLLEWYATFRQQMKDRFTEVIEENFFKSG, from the exons ATGGATAGAGG CTTCTACACAGGGCCTGCTGTAGTCCAAGGTCATGTACCGTTGGATATGAACAGCCTAGTTCTGGTTCTGAATGGCCGTGAGCAGCAGAAGGTGGCGTACTCCACACGTTGGTTGGAGCACGTCCGAGCTTTGGTTCAGTCGCACACTGTGTCTCACGTGGCTGTGGTCCTCCTGGGTGATGAGCACTGCAACAATGACTGGCTAGGGCCATACCTAAAGAGACATGGCGGCTTTGTGGACCTGCTCTTTTTAGTGTATGACAGCCCTTGGGTCAATGATATAGATGTCTTCCAGTGGCCCCTCGGTGTTGCCAC ATACAGGCAGTTTCCCATGGTCAGGCCCAATGCTGAGATGATCACTTCCAAGAGGCCACACCTCTGCAACTTCCTTGGTACTGTTTACAAGAATTCTTCTCGGGAAACACTCATTCAGGTTCTGAAACAGTCTGGTCTAGAAAAGGATTGCATCACCACTGCCAGGGAGAA ATGGCTCCCCCAGGAGACAGCAGACAGTTTAAAGAATTATCAAACCGCCCTGGCCCAGAGCGAGCTCACCCTCTGCCCCGTTGGCGTCAACACGGAATGCTATCGCATCTACGAGGCTTGCTCTTATGGCTCAGTGCCCGTGGTGGAAGATGTACTGACGCCGGGGACCTGCGCGGCTGGGCCCAGCTCCCCGTTGCGTCTCCTAAAAGCCGCGGGAGCGCCCTTCATCTATATTAGCGATTGGCGGGAGCTTCCTGCTATtctggagagagagcgagggatgAGTCAAGAGCAGAGGGTAGACAGGAGGAGGAGATTGCTGGAGTGGTACGCCACTTTCCGTCAACAAATGAAGGATCGCTTCACTGAGGTCATAGAGGAGAACTTTTTCAAAAGTGGCTGA